Within Pseudomonadota bacterium, the genomic segment GACCATGCAGTCCACCGAGCTGTTGGGGTCGGTGAGCAGAAGGACCCTCGCGCTGCCCCTGTCCACCGTGCCCACCTTGCCGACCAGCCCCCTCGGGCCGATCACCGGCATCAGCGGCCTCACGCCGTCGGAGAACCCCCTGTCTATGGTGATGCTCTTGAACTCCGAGCGCGGGTCGTTGGCGACCACGCGCGCGACGACCGTCCTCTGCGGGAACCCCTCGCGGTAGCCGAGCAGCGCCCTCAGCCTCTCGTTCTCGCGCGAGACCTCCTCGGAGCGGAGCGCCTCCCCCTCGAGCTCTGCCACCCTCGCCGCCAGCGCGTCGCGCTCCTGCGCCGCCCCCACCAGCGCCACGTAGCCGTCCCACGCGCCGCCGATCGAGCGGGCGACCCGGCTCGCCAGCCACTGCGGAGGCTCGACGAGGTTCGAGACCGCCTCCTGGTACCACGGGGCCCTGCGCATCTTCATCGAGCTGAGCGAGAAGAAGACGAGCGAGAGGAATATGGGGACGAGGAACGGGAGGAATCTGATCTTTCTCGCCAGAAAGGGCATATGAAAAAACCTCGATGGCCGGCCCCCGATGCCCTCTCCGCTTCGAGGACGAAGGCCCCTCCATCGAGGATCCGGCACAGAGAACGGGCCAGGTCAGTTTACCGTTATCCCCCTGA encodes:
- the mreC gene encoding rod shape-determining protein MreC, translated to MPFLARKIRFLPFLVPIFLSLVFFSLSSMKMRRAPWYQEAVSNLVEPPQWLASRVARSIGGAWDGYVALVGAAQERDALAARVAELEGEALRSEEVSRENERLRALLGYREGFPQRTVVARVVANDPRSEFKSITIDRGFSDGVRPLMPVIGPRGLVGKVGTVDRGSARVLLLTDPNSSVDCMVQRSRARGLAVGTAWRTELKPGFYIARMEYLRRVSDIREGDVVVTSGFDTVFPPGIPIGTVKDVSTSRYGVFTGATVVPFENMAELQEVLVVIGVETRIPARQGAEG